One Solea senegalensis isolate Sse05_10M linkage group LG3, IFAPA_SoseM_1, whole genome shotgun sequence genomic window carries:
- the akap11 gene encoding A-kinase anchor protein 11 isoform X2: MDACARIRGVPIRTRASVRKETVRDSGTQSLKNLFRNKKELCSISLELPSRDAARLTEIHFVCLPGQCEGEDVTQQALTSLPGSLCDLLRSLHVHGLKNDEVLLLKDSRRLVEHKDSGPQVQKCWLKAVCVLRHNPGSGLHPQASVASLLGLLGCYVAGVRYAGELQALQRGSAEASQPEEDDTNQSVSSIEDDFVTALEHLEEDDTGDAGPSAASYHQYKRRDVASQTVPAHKRKKELLGARVIIGSSSKKYSSKHHPAPEVSVTVQRSSGVESQWTYCSPGARLPSPQIHVSESEDSDCSSPSPIIFLDEVGYQKSLLAKLDIPQVPGGPRERVEDSDSEVSEFFDSFDQFDDLDELSSESCTLALPLDSTSSPSGQKKFAESSTSVSTSKYVSRGCSTKGMNPHRFDQPTLPANVKKPTPLKPGSPYSLHSEMPDSPRLVQTPGEENGGPLFSPVSSSAFSPLVDSNGPLEYFWKTDEDGQDDSELRKPQDLCSLYKTYSDFASNLSREILGSVCGYQSAVDITDNKNLSCVCHKEFQNPSGYLMKLSEIQETVTVDKLQKKSQSLKDGIQRFATDLVEMSLGSALRDLQKGVSSCTTTLCHLAARLTSSVFQMAFHEIGMRRAYVLKERAISGLAGFLVGEAVSGALKDFLTVKKQIFHSTVSQFAADLAEELVFEGIMEVCQFSHPSTPLTPSDWSFGHGQEEEEEEEEEVVSSYASDLSESVIQEAFIELSQADVAFTSQAAISVSLDNICYVSAENSSTHTCSTFTTQQVLSCTSAAGVPRPSGEDPTCTVKKALFTVSGMASCIPVPQAGHALSHLPDSEETCQQTTTSCNTPHASPRRITVSSSDTATSTQTHLYSLGTQTPGAGLGPSHGKSAFQNFSGNMVDLIVTEACELITTSKMKKSFEDCTDFFTKAVGTRSGSSCKQDLTSIDAPDSPLRHGDLRYVTGRVMAHPVTMHTLHVPDSGISAPVDDSSPSPGQKSGGTPGTPPSTPQQPSEVSKEKQIKQFSKKLKSKLAKEFSPATPPPTPHYQPEPGPGPKDITPEEDKDEFMLKLMRSLSEEADGNEEEEEEPAEEERVANRSSETRSGRHEPNLISRHRMSNKEALHYAERLACHIVSMATEMDTLGVAEEEGEASGGSGMRRRDSVAQFSEQTLNTLWVYAGEVAGEVINDVKKMVSLGQQCPYHRVHHRRSLDRSSSECLHHHQNRDWRVGRLAEQWSSDIIASMFQPPPTSAPSAFSSSSSGMSSEYPSCESVTDEYAGYLIRVLKKEGGSRELVLDQYASRLAYRSIKLGLAHASRKIRQRSSSIRFHSSKSLPDEWKASGSEVSSPRDRAETVVCPSGEDTRCCCSDSEEQSQRDYTDLVNFAESLAYNITCDVTRKLHLPTARLPKSLTDSCLYKKSKLEDMTENLIRNSFSCPLLSKDGKSRRYHSTGSLYDGGRSSRAMQVVEHYARKIVDDTLKMSLASVSRPSREHHRTQGHDRHSHRQRLTEAPPTSQAAGERTCRYCLAQECLYCSKHGRHHPPTTHWRRRGPDCKTSRSQRIPSLDIPKIHIDLDHRVAFAEDMVSTVMETAKRELSNTSLNADSGIGHDGTSYAESLTAEIMTSAMSNVCQGAIISCSGREVTESTVSQQLSVGDDSLGSWSNLSFEDDNSSFLHLSDSNGNSSSWSSLGLEGEAGEEHMSFSPSDSDNTDDKETEVKEESSGTLCVDRTQVLAAPRAAAPAALLVANSDVMPVTFDPQLRSMLQWLAASMADVTHVQLSPDRELQQLPVVVQRLQERRWRVGELLHMLLRYCEESHAHGQSQARDETPPPPPPSLAPPQRTPPPPLFQWLLDHA, from the exons ATGGACGCCTGTGCTCGAATCAGAGGAGTCCCCATCAGGACCAGGGCCTCGGTGCGGAAAGAG actgTGCGTGACAGTGGGACACAGAGTCTGAAGAACCTCTTCAGGAATAAGAAGGAGCTGTGCAGCATCAGCCTGGAGCTGCCGAGCAGAGACGCTGCAAGACTGACAGag attcattttgtgtgtctgcctgGTCAGTGTGAAGGAGAAGACGTCACCCAGCAG GCTCTGACGTCACTGCCAGGAAGTCTGTGTGATCTTCTCAGGTCGCTCCACGTCCACGGCCTCAAGAATGACGAGGTTCTTCTGCTCAAAGACTCTCGCCGGCTGGTGGAGCACAAAGACTCTGGGCCTCAGGTACAGAAG TGTTGGCTGAAGGCCGTGTGTGTGCTGAGACATAATCCGGGCTCCGGCCTCCACCCTCAGGCCAGCGTGGCGTCGCTGCTCGGCCTCCTCGGCTGCTACGTGGCGGGCGTCCGCTACGCCGGCGAGCTCCAGGCCCTGCAGAGGGGCTCGGCCGAGGCCAGTCAGCCGGAGGAGGACGACACCAACCAGTCGGTGTCGTCCATCGAGGACGACTTTGTCACGGCACTGGAGcacctggaggaggacgacaCGGGAGACGCAGGTCCCT ctgCAGCCTCCTATCATCAGTATAAGCGGCGTGACGTGGCCTCACAGACAGTCCCCGCccacaagaggaaaaaagaattaTTGGGCGCCCGTGTTATCATTGGCTCCTCCTCCAAGAAGTATTCGTCCAAACATCATCCGGCTCCAGAGGTGTCCGTCACAGTGCAGAGGTCGTCGGGTGTGGAGTCCCAGTGGACGTACTGCAGTCCCGGAGCTCGTCTGCCTTCTCCTCAGATTCACGTCAGCGAGTCAGAAGACTCAGACTGCTCCAGCCCCAGTCCGATCATCTTCCTGGACGAGGTGGGCTACCAGAAGAGCCTGCTGGCCAAGCTGGACATCCCCCAGGTGCCCGGTGGACCCAGGGAGCGAGTTGAAGACTCGGACTCTGAAGTCAGCGAGTTCTTTGACAGTTTTGACCAGTTTGACGACCTGGACGAGCTGAGCTCTGAGAGCTGCACTCTGGCTCTGCCTCTGGACTCCACCAGTTCCCCAAGCGGTCAGAAGAAGTTTGCAGAGTCCAGCACCAGCGTCTCGACATCCAAGTATGTTTCCAGGGGCTGCTCAACCAAGGGTATGAACCCTCACCGCTTTGACCAGCCCACACTCCCAGCCAATGTGAAAAAACCCACTCCACTGAAACCTGGCTCGCCTTACTCACTCCATTCCGAGATGCCCGACTCCCCAAGACTGGTGCAGACTCCCGGTGAGGAAAACGGTGGCCCACTCTTCAGTCCGGTCAGCTCCTCTGCCTTCAGCCCCCTGGTGGACTCTAACGGACCTCTGGAATACTTTTGGAAGACGGACGAGGACGGACAGGACGACTCCGAGCTCAGGAAACCCCAGGATCTATGCTCGCTCTATAAGACCTACTCGGACTTCGCCAGCAATCTTTCCAGAGAAATCCTGGGATCTGTGTGCGGCTACCAGTCTGCGGTCGACATCACCGACAACAAGAACCTCAGCTGCGTCTGCCACAAAGAATTCCAGAACCCTTCCGGCTACCTGATGAAGCTCTCGGAAATACAGGAGACGGTGACGGTGGACAAGCTGCAGAAGAAGTCCCAGTCTCTGAAGGATGGCATTCAGAGGTTTGCCACTGACCTGGTGGAGATGAGTCTGGGCAGCGCTTTGCGAGACCTTCAGAAGGGCGTCTCGTCCTGCACCACCACCTTGTGTCACTTGGCCGCAAGGCTCACCTCGTCCGTGTTCCAAATGGCCTTCCATGAGATCGGCATGCGCCGGGCTTATGTGCTGAAGGAGCGAGCCATCAGTGGATTGGCGGGGTTCCTGGTCGGAGAGGCCGTGTCCGGGGCCCTGAAAGACTTCCTGACGGTGAAAAAGCAAATTTTCCACAGCACAGTCTCGCAGTTTGCTGCTGACCTGGCTGAAGAGCTTGTGTTTGAAGGCATCATGGAGGTGTGTCAGTTTTCCCACCCCTCAACCCCTCTTACCCCAAGTGACTGGTCCTTTGGTCACgggcaggaagaggaggaagaggaggaggaggaagtggtttCTTCGTATGCTTCAGATTTATCGGAGTCAGTCATCCAGGAAGCCTTCATAGAACTCTCTCAGGCTGATGTTGCCTTCACTAGCCAAGCAGCTATCAGCGTGTCTTTGGACAACATCTGTTACGTCAGTGCCGAGAACTCCAGCACTCACACCTGCAGTACCTTTACCACCCAGCAGGTTTTGAGTTGCACCTCTGCTGCAGGAGTTCCCAGGCCCTCGGGAGAAGATCCTACCTGCACAGTGAAGAAAGCCCTCTTCACTGTCTCGGGTATGGCCAGCTGTATTCCTGTACCCCAGGCTGGCCACGCCCTCTCCCACCTCCCAGATTCTGAGGAAACCTGTCAGCAAACAACCACTTCATGCAATACTCCACACGCTAGCCCCAGAAGAATAACCGTGTCTTCCTCTGACACCGCGACCTCGACACAAACTCACCTTTACAGTCTTGGAACTCAGACCCCAGGAGCCGGATTAGGCCCTTCTCACGGAAAGTCTGCGTTCCAGAACTTCTCTGGAAACATGGTGGATTTGATCGTAACCGAGGCTTGTGAGCTCATAACCACGTCTAAGATGAAGAAGAGTTTCGAGGACTGCACTGACTTCTTCACTAAGGCAGTCGGAACCAGGAGTGGTTCTTCATGCAAACAGGACTTAACAAGTATTGACGCTCCAGATTCCCCTTTAAGGCACGGAGATCTTCGCTATGTTACAGGGAGAGTCATGGCTCATCCTGTGACCATGCACACTCTACATGTGCCGGACAGCGGGATTTCCGCTCCTGTGGATGATTCGAGCCCAAGTCCCGGTCAGAAGTCTGGTGGCACTCCTGGAACTCCTCCGTCCACCCCACAGCAGCCCAGCGAGGTTTCCAAGGAGAAACAGATCAAACAGTTCTCCAAGAAGCTGAAGAGCAAACTGGCCAAGGAGTTCTCCCCTGCTACTCCACCTCCCACCCCTCACTACCAGCCAGAGCCCGGCCCAGGACCCAAAGACATCACCCCTGAAGAGGACAAGGACGAGTTCATGCTCAAACTCATGAGGTCTCTCTCCGAGGAGGCCGATGgcaacgaggaggaggaggaggagccagcaGAAGAGGAGCGTGTTGCCAACAGATCTTCAGAGACCAGGAGCGGCCGGCACGAACCCAACCTTATATCCCGTCACAGAATGTCCAACAAGGAAGCTCTCCACTATGCCGAGCGCCTGGCTTGCCACattgtctccatggcaacagagaTGGACACCCTGGGAGtggcagaggaggaaggagaggcgAGTGGTGGCAGCGGCATGCGGCGGAGGGACAGCGTGGCTCAGTTCTCGGAGCAGACCCTGAACACTCTGTGGGTGTATGCCGGCGAGGTGGCGGGGGAAGTCATCAACGACGTGAAGAAGATGGTGAGCTTGGGCCAGCAGTGTCCTTACCACAGAGTTCACCATAGAAGGAGCTTGGACAGATCCAGCTCTGAATGTTTGCACCACCACCAGAACAGGGACTGGAGAGTGGGCAGGCTTGCCGAGCAGTGGTCCAGTGACATCATAGCCTCCATGTTCCAGCCTCCTCCCACCTCCGCGCCCAGCGCattctccagctccagctctggCATGTCCTCAGAGTATCCCAGTTGCGAGAGCGTGACGGACGAATATGCTGGCTACCTCATCAGAGTCCTgaagaaggaaggaggaagtAGGGAGCTGGTCCTGGACCAGTACGCGAGCCGCTTGGCCTACCGCTCCATAAAACTAGGTTTGGCTCATGCTAGTCGCAAGATCAGGCAGAGATCCTCGAGCATCCGCTTTCACTCGTCCAAGTCGCTGCCAGATGAATGGAAAGCTTCAGGTAGTGAGGTCTCGTCCCCCCgggacagagcagagacagtgGTCTGTCCCTCAGGTGAGGACACTCGGTGCTGCTGCAGTGACTCTGAGGAGCAGAGTCAGAGGGACTACACAGATCTGGTCAACTTTGCTGAATCGTTGGCGTACAACATCACCTGCGATGTCACACGCAAGCTCCACCTCCCCACCGCGCGCCTGCCCAAGTCCCTCACTGACTCCTGCCTCTATAAGAAATCCAAACTTGAAGACATGACGGAGAACCTCATCAGGAACTCCTTCTCCTGCCCCCTGTTGTCCAAGGACGGTAAGAGCAGGCGTTACCACAGCACAGGGAGCCTGTACGATGGAGGCCGCAGCAGCAGAGCGATGCAGGTTGTCGAGCACTACGCCAGGAAAATAGTGGACGACACTTTGAAGATGAGCCTGGCGTCAGTCAGTCGTCCGTCGCGGGAGCATCACAGGACGCAAGGTCACGACAGACACTCCCACAGGCAGAGGCTGACCGAGGCCCCGCCCACCAGTCAGGCCGCAGGCGAGAGGACCTGCCGTTACTGTCTGGCTCAGGAGTGTCTGTACTGCAGCAAACACGGCCGGCACCACCCGCCCACAACACACTGGAGGAGACGAGGGCCGGACTGTAAGACGAGCCGGAGCCAGAGGATTCCCAGCTTGGACATTCCCAAGATCCACATCGACCTGGACCACAGGGTGGCGTTCGCCGAGGACATGGTCTCCACGGTGATGGAGACGGCAAAGCGTGAGCTGAGCAACACCAGTCTCAACGCCGACAGCGGCATCGGCCACGACGGGACCAGCTACGCCGAGAGCCTGACTGCTGAGATCATGACGTCAGCCATGTCCAACGTCTGTCAGGGCGCCATCATcag ttgTTCAGGGAGAGAAGTCACTGAGTCGACGGTGTCTCAGCAGCTCAGTGTAGGAGACGACAGTCTGGGCAGCTGGTCCAACCTGAGCTTTGAGGACGACAACAGCAGCTTCCTCCACCTCAGTGACAG CAATGGGAACAGCAGTAGCTGGAGCAGTCTGGGCCTGGAGGGGGAGGCGGGTGAGGAGCACATGTCCTTCTCCCCCTCTGACAG TGACAACACAGACGACAAGGAGACGGAGGTCAAAGAGGAGTCCAGTG GGACTCTGTGTGTGGACCGGACTCAGGTGCTCGCAGCTCCCCGTGCCGCCGCCCCCGCCGCGCTGCTCGTCGCCAACTCGGACGTCATGcccgtgacctttgaccctcagCTCAGGAGCATGCTGCAGTGGCTGGCGGCGTCCATGGCCGACGTCACACATGTGCAGCTGAGTCCTGACAGAGAGCTGCAGCag CTTCCTGTCGTCGTCCAGAGGCTTcaggagaggaggtggagggtcGGGGAGCTGCTGCACATGCTGCTGCGCTACTGCGAGGAGAGCCACGCACACGGCCAATCACAGGCCAGAGACGAGACtcctccgccgccgccgccatcGTTAGCACCGCCGCAGCGCACGCCGCCGCCACCGCTCTTCCAGTGGCTCCTGGATCACGCCTAG
- the akap11 gene encoding A-kinase anchor protein 11 isoform X1 encodes MDACARIRGVPIRTRASVRKETVRDSGTQSLKNLFRNKKELCSISLELPSRDAARLTEIHFVCLPGQCEGEDVTQQALTSLPGSLCDLLRSLHVHGLKNDEVLLLKDSRRLVEHKDSGPQVQKCWLKAVCVLRHNPGSGLHPQASVASLLGLLGCYVAGVRYAGELQALQRGSAEASQPEEDDTNQSVSSIEDDFVTALEHLEEDDTGDAGPSAASYHQYKRRDVASQTVPAHKRKKELLGARVIIGSSSKKYSSKHHPAPEVSVTVQRSSGVESQWTYCSPGARLPSPQIHVSESEDSDCSSPSPIIFLDEVGYQKSLLAKLDIPQVPGGPRERVEDSDSEVSEFFDSFDQFDDLDELSSESCTLALPLDSTSSPSGQKKFAESSTSVSTSKYVSRGCSTKGMNPHRFDQPTLPANVKKPTPLKPGSPYSLHSEMPDSPRLVQTPGEENGGPLFSPVSSSAFSPLVDSNGPLEYFWKTDEDGQDDSELRKPQDLCSLYKTYSDFASNLSREILGSVCGYQSAVDITDNKNLSCVCHKEFQNPSGYLMKLSEIQETVTVDKLQKKSQSLKDGIQRFATDLVEMSLGSALRDLQKGVSSCTTTLCHLAARLTSSVFQMAFHEIGMRRAYVLKERAISGLAGFLVGEAVSGALKDFLTVKKQIFHSTVSQFAADLAEELVFEGIMEVCQFSHPSTPLTPSDWSFGHGQEEEEEEEEEVVSSYASDLSESVIQEAFIELSQADVAFTSQAAISVSLDNICYVSAENSSTHTCSTFTTQQVLSCTSAAGVPRPSGEDPTCTVKKALFTVSGMASCIPVPQAGHALSHLPDSEETCQQTTTSCNTPHASPRRITVSSSDTATSTQTHLYSLGTQTPGAGLGPSHGKSAFQNFSGNMVDLIVTEACELITTSKMKKSFEDCTDFFTKAVGTRSGSSCKQDLTSIDAPDSPLRHGDLRYVTGRVMAHPVTMHTLHVPDSGISAPVDDSSPSPGQKSGGTPGTPPSTPQQPSEVSKEKQIKQFSKKLKSKLAKEFSPATPPPTPHYQPEPGPGPKDITPEEDKDEFMLKLMRSLSEEADGNEEEEEEPAEEERVANRSSETRSGRHEPNLISRHRMSNKEALHYAERLACHIVSMATEMDTLGVAEEEGEASGGSGMRRRDSVAQFSEQTLNTLWVYAGEVAGEVINDVKKMVSLGQQCPYHRVHHRRSLDRSSSECLHHHQNRDWRVGRLAEQWSSDIIASMFQPPPTSAPSAFSSSSSGMSSEYPSCESVTDEYAGYLIRVLKKEGGSRELVLDQYASRLAYRSIKLGLAHASRKIRQRSSSIRFHSSKSLPDEWKASGSEVSSPRDRAETVVCPSGEDTRCCCSDSEEQSQRDYTDLVNFAESLAYNITCDVTRKLHLPTARLPKSLTDSCLYKKSKLEDMTENLIRNSFSCPLLSKDGKSRRYHSTGSLYDGGRSSRAMQVVEHYARKIVDDTLKMSLASVSRPSREHHRTQGHDRHSHRQRLTEAPPTSQAAGERTCRYCLAQECLYCSKHGRHHPPTTHWRRRGPDCKTSRSQRIPSLDIPKIHIDLDHRVAFAEDMVSTVMETAKRELSNTSLNADSGIGHDGTSYAESLTAEIMTSAMSNVCQGAIISCSGREVTESTVSQQLSVGDDSLGSWSNLSFEDDNSSFLHLSDSSNGNSSSWSSLGLEGEAGEEHMSFSPSDSDNTDDKETEVKEESSGTLCVDRTQVLAAPRAAAPAALLVANSDVMPVTFDPQLRSMLQWLAASMADVTHVQLSPDRELQQLPVVVQRLQERRWRVGELLHMLLRYCEESHAHGQSQARDETPPPPPPSLAPPQRTPPPPLFQWLLDHA; translated from the exons ATGGACGCCTGTGCTCGAATCAGAGGAGTCCCCATCAGGACCAGGGCCTCGGTGCGGAAAGAG actgTGCGTGACAGTGGGACACAGAGTCTGAAGAACCTCTTCAGGAATAAGAAGGAGCTGTGCAGCATCAGCCTGGAGCTGCCGAGCAGAGACGCTGCAAGACTGACAGag attcattttgtgtgtctgcctgGTCAGTGTGAAGGAGAAGACGTCACCCAGCAG GCTCTGACGTCACTGCCAGGAAGTCTGTGTGATCTTCTCAGGTCGCTCCACGTCCACGGCCTCAAGAATGACGAGGTTCTTCTGCTCAAAGACTCTCGCCGGCTGGTGGAGCACAAAGACTCTGGGCCTCAGGTACAGAAG TGTTGGCTGAAGGCCGTGTGTGTGCTGAGACATAATCCGGGCTCCGGCCTCCACCCTCAGGCCAGCGTGGCGTCGCTGCTCGGCCTCCTCGGCTGCTACGTGGCGGGCGTCCGCTACGCCGGCGAGCTCCAGGCCCTGCAGAGGGGCTCGGCCGAGGCCAGTCAGCCGGAGGAGGACGACACCAACCAGTCGGTGTCGTCCATCGAGGACGACTTTGTCACGGCACTGGAGcacctggaggaggacgacaCGGGAGACGCAGGTCCCT ctgCAGCCTCCTATCATCAGTATAAGCGGCGTGACGTGGCCTCACAGACAGTCCCCGCccacaagaggaaaaaagaattaTTGGGCGCCCGTGTTATCATTGGCTCCTCCTCCAAGAAGTATTCGTCCAAACATCATCCGGCTCCAGAGGTGTCCGTCACAGTGCAGAGGTCGTCGGGTGTGGAGTCCCAGTGGACGTACTGCAGTCCCGGAGCTCGTCTGCCTTCTCCTCAGATTCACGTCAGCGAGTCAGAAGACTCAGACTGCTCCAGCCCCAGTCCGATCATCTTCCTGGACGAGGTGGGCTACCAGAAGAGCCTGCTGGCCAAGCTGGACATCCCCCAGGTGCCCGGTGGACCCAGGGAGCGAGTTGAAGACTCGGACTCTGAAGTCAGCGAGTTCTTTGACAGTTTTGACCAGTTTGACGACCTGGACGAGCTGAGCTCTGAGAGCTGCACTCTGGCTCTGCCTCTGGACTCCACCAGTTCCCCAAGCGGTCAGAAGAAGTTTGCAGAGTCCAGCACCAGCGTCTCGACATCCAAGTATGTTTCCAGGGGCTGCTCAACCAAGGGTATGAACCCTCACCGCTTTGACCAGCCCACACTCCCAGCCAATGTGAAAAAACCCACTCCACTGAAACCTGGCTCGCCTTACTCACTCCATTCCGAGATGCCCGACTCCCCAAGACTGGTGCAGACTCCCGGTGAGGAAAACGGTGGCCCACTCTTCAGTCCGGTCAGCTCCTCTGCCTTCAGCCCCCTGGTGGACTCTAACGGACCTCTGGAATACTTTTGGAAGACGGACGAGGACGGACAGGACGACTCCGAGCTCAGGAAACCCCAGGATCTATGCTCGCTCTATAAGACCTACTCGGACTTCGCCAGCAATCTTTCCAGAGAAATCCTGGGATCTGTGTGCGGCTACCAGTCTGCGGTCGACATCACCGACAACAAGAACCTCAGCTGCGTCTGCCACAAAGAATTCCAGAACCCTTCCGGCTACCTGATGAAGCTCTCGGAAATACAGGAGACGGTGACGGTGGACAAGCTGCAGAAGAAGTCCCAGTCTCTGAAGGATGGCATTCAGAGGTTTGCCACTGACCTGGTGGAGATGAGTCTGGGCAGCGCTTTGCGAGACCTTCAGAAGGGCGTCTCGTCCTGCACCACCACCTTGTGTCACTTGGCCGCAAGGCTCACCTCGTCCGTGTTCCAAATGGCCTTCCATGAGATCGGCATGCGCCGGGCTTATGTGCTGAAGGAGCGAGCCATCAGTGGATTGGCGGGGTTCCTGGTCGGAGAGGCCGTGTCCGGGGCCCTGAAAGACTTCCTGACGGTGAAAAAGCAAATTTTCCACAGCACAGTCTCGCAGTTTGCTGCTGACCTGGCTGAAGAGCTTGTGTTTGAAGGCATCATGGAGGTGTGTCAGTTTTCCCACCCCTCAACCCCTCTTACCCCAAGTGACTGGTCCTTTGGTCACgggcaggaagaggaggaagaggaggaggaggaagtggtttCTTCGTATGCTTCAGATTTATCGGAGTCAGTCATCCAGGAAGCCTTCATAGAACTCTCTCAGGCTGATGTTGCCTTCACTAGCCAAGCAGCTATCAGCGTGTCTTTGGACAACATCTGTTACGTCAGTGCCGAGAACTCCAGCACTCACACCTGCAGTACCTTTACCACCCAGCAGGTTTTGAGTTGCACCTCTGCTGCAGGAGTTCCCAGGCCCTCGGGAGAAGATCCTACCTGCACAGTGAAGAAAGCCCTCTTCACTGTCTCGGGTATGGCCAGCTGTATTCCTGTACCCCAGGCTGGCCACGCCCTCTCCCACCTCCCAGATTCTGAGGAAACCTGTCAGCAAACAACCACTTCATGCAATACTCCACACGCTAGCCCCAGAAGAATAACCGTGTCTTCCTCTGACACCGCGACCTCGACACAAACTCACCTTTACAGTCTTGGAACTCAGACCCCAGGAGCCGGATTAGGCCCTTCTCACGGAAAGTCTGCGTTCCAGAACTTCTCTGGAAACATGGTGGATTTGATCGTAACCGAGGCTTGTGAGCTCATAACCACGTCTAAGATGAAGAAGAGTTTCGAGGACTGCACTGACTTCTTCACTAAGGCAGTCGGAACCAGGAGTGGTTCTTCATGCAAACAGGACTTAACAAGTATTGACGCTCCAGATTCCCCTTTAAGGCACGGAGATCTTCGCTATGTTACAGGGAGAGTCATGGCTCATCCTGTGACCATGCACACTCTACATGTGCCGGACAGCGGGATTTCCGCTCCTGTGGATGATTCGAGCCCAAGTCCCGGTCAGAAGTCTGGTGGCACTCCTGGAACTCCTCCGTCCACCCCACAGCAGCCCAGCGAGGTTTCCAAGGAGAAACAGATCAAACAGTTCTCCAAGAAGCTGAAGAGCAAACTGGCCAAGGAGTTCTCCCCTGCTACTCCACCTCCCACCCCTCACTACCAGCCAGAGCCCGGCCCAGGACCCAAAGACATCACCCCTGAAGAGGACAAGGACGAGTTCATGCTCAAACTCATGAGGTCTCTCTCCGAGGAGGCCGATGgcaacgaggaggaggaggaggagccagcaGAAGAGGAGCGTGTTGCCAACAGATCTTCAGAGACCAGGAGCGGCCGGCACGAACCCAACCTTATATCCCGTCACAGAATGTCCAACAAGGAAGCTCTCCACTATGCCGAGCGCCTGGCTTGCCACattgtctccatggcaacagagaTGGACACCCTGGGAGtggcagaggaggaaggagaggcgAGTGGTGGCAGCGGCATGCGGCGGAGGGACAGCGTGGCTCAGTTCTCGGAGCAGACCCTGAACACTCTGTGGGTGTATGCCGGCGAGGTGGCGGGGGAAGTCATCAACGACGTGAAGAAGATGGTGAGCTTGGGCCAGCAGTGTCCTTACCACAGAGTTCACCATAGAAGGAGCTTGGACAGATCCAGCTCTGAATGTTTGCACCACCACCAGAACAGGGACTGGAGAGTGGGCAGGCTTGCCGAGCAGTGGTCCAGTGACATCATAGCCTCCATGTTCCAGCCTCCTCCCACCTCCGCGCCCAGCGCattctccagctccagctctggCATGTCCTCAGAGTATCCCAGTTGCGAGAGCGTGACGGACGAATATGCTGGCTACCTCATCAGAGTCCTgaagaaggaaggaggaagtAGGGAGCTGGTCCTGGACCAGTACGCGAGCCGCTTGGCCTACCGCTCCATAAAACTAGGTTTGGCTCATGCTAGTCGCAAGATCAGGCAGAGATCCTCGAGCATCCGCTTTCACTCGTCCAAGTCGCTGCCAGATGAATGGAAAGCTTCAGGTAGTGAGGTCTCGTCCCCCCgggacagagcagagacagtgGTCTGTCCCTCAGGTGAGGACACTCGGTGCTGCTGCAGTGACTCTGAGGAGCAGAGTCAGAGGGACTACACAGATCTGGTCAACTTTGCTGAATCGTTGGCGTACAACATCACCTGCGATGTCACACGCAAGCTCCACCTCCCCACCGCGCGCCTGCCCAAGTCCCTCACTGACTCCTGCCTCTATAAGAAATCCAAACTTGAAGACATGACGGAGAACCTCATCAGGAACTCCTTCTCCTGCCCCCTGTTGTCCAAGGACGGTAAGAGCAGGCGTTACCACAGCACAGGGAGCCTGTACGATGGAGGCCGCAGCAGCAGAGCGATGCAGGTTGTCGAGCACTACGCCAGGAAAATAGTGGACGACACTTTGAAGATGAGCCTGGCGTCAGTCAGTCGTCCGTCGCGGGAGCATCACAGGACGCAAGGTCACGACAGACACTCCCACAGGCAGAGGCTGACCGAGGCCCCGCCCACCAGTCAGGCCGCAGGCGAGAGGACCTGCCGTTACTGTCTGGCTCAGGAGTGTCTGTACTGCAGCAAACACGGCCGGCACCACCCGCCCACAACACACTGGAGGAGACGAGGGCCGGACTGTAAGACGAGCCGGAGCCAGAGGATTCCCAGCTTGGACATTCCCAAGATCCACATCGACCTGGACCACAGGGTGGCGTTCGCCGAGGACATGGTCTCCACGGTGATGGAGACGGCAAAGCGTGAGCTGAGCAACACCAGTCTCAACGCCGACAGCGGCATCGGCCACGACGGGACCAGCTACGCCGAGAGCCTGACTGCTGAGATCATGACGTCAGCCATGTCCAACGTCTGTCAGGGCGCCATCATcag ttgTTCAGGGAGAGAAGTCACTGAGTCGACGGTGTCTCAGCAGCTCAGTGTAGGAGACGACAGTCTGGGCAGCTGGTCCAACCTGAGCTTTGAGGACGACAACAGCAGCTTCCTCCACCTCAGTGACAG CAGCAATGGGAACAGCAGTAGCTGGAGCAGTCTGGGCCTGGAGGGGGAGGCGGGTGAGGAGCACATGTCCTTCTCCCCCTCTGACAG TGACAACACAGACGACAAGGAGACGGAGGTCAAAGAGGAGTCCAGTG GGACTCTGTGTGTGGACCGGACTCAGGTGCTCGCAGCTCCCCGTGCCGCCGCCCCCGCCGCGCTGCTCGTCGCCAACTCGGACGTCATGcccgtgacctttgaccctcagCTCAGGAGCATGCTGCAGTGGCTGGCGGCGTCCATGGCCGACGTCACACATGTGCAGCTGAGTCCTGACAGAGAGCTGCAGCag CTTCCTGTCGTCGTCCAGAGGCTTcaggagaggaggtggagggtcGGGGAGCTGCTGCACATGCTGCTGCGCTACTGCGAGGAGAGCCACGCACACGGCCAATCACAGGCCAGAGACGAGACtcctccgccgccgccgccatcGTTAGCACCGCCGCAGCGCACGCCGCCGCCACCGCTCTTCCAGTGGCTCCTGGATCACGCCTAG